The Natronosporangium hydrolyticum nucleotide sequence CCGGTCATCTCCTGCCCCTGCGCCAGACTCTGCCCGTAAACAACTCCCGAAAAACGCTCCGGGCGACGCCGGCCGGTGTGGCTGACGTGGCGGCTGTGCTCACCATGTTTGGAAACGCAAGCGCAGTCGCCGGACACCGCGGGTGGGTGCGGTGCCCGGCGACTGCGGGTCGGTGTGAAACGTTGGCGTAGCGCCGTAATGATCGGCGATCAGCCCTGGCGGGCCTCCTCCCCGGCCGGGCGGCGGCGGGCCGCTGGGTAGCGCAGCTCCTCCACCAGCTCCGACAGGTGCGCCGGTGGTGGTGCCGTCAGCTTCGACACGACGATCGTGACCACGAAGTTGACCACCGCCCCGATCGTGCCGATCGCCTCCGGGCTGATGTCGAAGATGTGCGGATTCGCCGAGGTGCCGAAGACATCCAATGTGTAGACCATGTAGCTGATCGTGAACAGCAGTCCGGCGACCATGCCGGCGGCGGCCCCGGTGGCGTTACATCGCTTCCAGAAGATGCCGAGCACGATGATCGGGAAGAAGCTCGCCGCCGCTAGCCCGAACGCGAAGGCGACCACCTGCGCCACGAACGCCGGCGGGTTGATCCCGCCGATCACCGCGATCACCACCGCGAACGCCATCGCGATCCGCCCGGCGAGCAGCCGCTGCCGGTCGGTGGCGGCCTTCTTGACCCGCCGGAAGTAGAGGTCGTGGGAGACCGACGAGGAGATCACCAGCAGCAACCCGGCCGCGGTGGACATCGCCGCCGCCATGCCGCCGGCCGCCACCAATCCGACGATCGGCGCGGGTAGCCCGGCGATCTCCGGGCTGGCGAGCACCAAGATGTCGTTGTTGACGGTCAGGTCGGCCCCGGCGCCGGGGTCGTTGCTCACCGACTGCACCGTGTCGACGCCGTCGGCTACGCTGACCAGCCCGGTGGCTGCCCAGTTCTCGATCCAGGCGGGCAGGTCTTCGACCCCGACGCCCTGCACGTCACGCAGCAGGTTCAGCTTGGTGAAGGCGCCGACCGCGGGAGCCGTGGTGTAGAGCAGGGCGATGAAGAACAGCGCCCAGAAGGCCGAGTAGCGGGCCCCGCGTACTGTCTTGGTGGTGTAGAACCTGATGATGACGTGGGGCAACCCCGCGGTGCCTATCATCAGGGACATAGTGACCAGGAAGACGTCGATCTGAGGTCGGGCCGCGAAGGCTTCGGTATATTGATTCAGCCCCAACTCGACGCTGATCGCGTTGAGTTCGTTGAGTATCTGCCCGAAGGTCACCTGCGGGATCGGCAGGTTGGTCATCTGCTGCGCCACCGCGATCGCCGGGATCAGATAGGCGACGATCAGCACCGAATACTGCGCGACCTGGGTCCAGGTGATCCCCTTCATGCCACCGAGCACCGCGTAGATGAAGATGATCGCCGCGGCGACCATCACCCCACCGGCGATCTCCAGGTTGAGGAAGCGGCTGAAGACGATGCCGCCACCACGCATCTGACCGACCACATAGGTAAACGAGATCAGGATCGCGGCGACCGCGGCGATCGTCCGGACCAGTTCCGAGTACCGGTCACCGACGAACTCGGGCACCGTGAACTTGCCCCACTTACGCAGGTAAGGCGCGATCAGCAGGGCCAACAGTACGTAGCCGCCGGTCCAGCCCATCAGGTAGATGGAACCGTCCGAGCCGAGGAAGGCGATCAGCCCAGCCATCGAGATGAACGAGGCGGCCGACATCCAGTCGGCGGCGACCGCGGCGCCGTTGGCCACCGTAGGTACGCCCCGGCCGGCGACGTAGAAGCCCGCGGTCTCCTTCACCCGGCTGCGCCAGGCGATATAGATATAGACGCCGAACGAAAGTCCGATAAAGACGAACGTCCAGAGCTGGATGTCGCTCACAGCCGCTTCCCCTCCTCGTCGCGCTCGCTGACCCCGTACCGGTCGTCGAGCCGATCCATGAGTACGGCGTAGACCAGAATCAGCACCACGAAGGTGTAGATGGAGCCCTGCTGGGCGAACCAGAAGCCCAGCGGGAAGCCGGCGATCACGATCTCGTTCAGGGGTTCGACCAGCAGCACCCCGAACCCGAAGGAGACCACGAACCAGATGACGAGCAGGATCACCATCAACCGGAGGTTCCGCCGCCAGTAGCCCTGGCGCCAGCTGTTGTCCTCCGGCGGTGGCGGTTCGCCCTCGCCTTCGCGCTGCTCGTGCTCGCGCGTTACCTCACTCATCGCCGCGCTCCTCCTCCCGGGTTGTTACGTAGGTCACCCGTAGCCGCGTGATGTGCGAAGGGAACGCGACCCGGCGCCGGCGCGCAAGAGTGGATCGAGCCGGCGGCGGGTTCCGGGTCGCGAACGGTCCGGCCGGCGCGACCAG carries:
- a CDS encoding DUF4212 domain-containing protein, whose translation is MSEVTREHEQREGEGEPPPPEDNSWRQGYWRRNLRLMVILLVIWFVVSFGFGVLLVEPLNEIVIAGFPLGFWFAQQGSIYTFVVLILVYAVLMDRLDDRYGVSERDEEGKRL
- a CDS encoding sodium:solute symporter family protein; translated protein: MSDIQLWTFVFIGLSFGVYIYIAWRSRVKETAGFYVAGRGVPTVANGAAVAADWMSAASFISMAGLIAFLGSDGSIYLMGWTGGYVLLALLIAPYLRKWGKFTVPEFVGDRYSELVRTIAAVAAILISFTYVVGQMRGGGIVFSRFLNLEIAGGVMVAAAIIFIYAVLGGMKGITWTQVAQYSVLIVAYLIPAIAVAQQMTNLPIPQVTFGQILNELNAISVELGLNQYTEAFAARPQIDVFLVTMSLMIGTAGLPHVIIRFYTTKTVRGARYSAFWALFFIALLYTTAPAVGAFTKLNLLRDVQGVGVEDLPAWIENWAATGLVSVADGVDTVQSVSNDPGAGADLTVNNDILVLASPEIAGLPAPIVGLVAAGGMAAAMSTAAGLLLVISSSVSHDLYFRRVKKAATDRQRLLAGRIAMAFAVVIAVIGGINPPAFVAQVVAFAFGLAAASFFPIIVLGIFWKRCNATGAAAGMVAGLLFTISYMVYTLDVFGTSANPHIFDISPEAIGTIGAVVNFVVTIVVSKLTAPPPAHLSELVEELRYPAARRRPAGEEARQG